In one window of Paucibacter aquatile DNA:
- a CDS encoding NADH-quinone oxidoreductase subunit M: protein MLLSLAIFLPIACGAVLLALGRDDQAKTVRWLALLAALASFAVTLPLISGFDNSTAAMQFVENQPWIERFNIRYHLGLDGISMWFVPLTAFITVIVVLAAWEVIESRVNQYMGAFLILSGLMIGVFSALDGMLFYVFFEATLIPMYIIIGVWGGPRRVYAAFKFFLYTLAGSLLMLIALLYLYFQSGGSFDILTWHKLPLAGGTQTLLFFAFLAAFSVKVPMWPVHTWLPDAHVEAPTGGSVVLAAIMLKLGCYGFLRFSLPIVPDAAHQWSWLIIAMSLIGVVYIGLVALVQQDMKKLVAYSSIAHMGFVTLGFFIFNDLGVQGGLVQMISHGFVSGAMFLSIGVLYDRVHSREIASYGGVVNTMPKFAAFALFFAMANCGLPATAGFVGEWMVILGTVRYDFWLGAIAATALIFGAAYTLWMYKRVYFGAVTNDDVRNLKDINAREFLMLAVLAIAVLWMGVYPKPFTDVMQVSVAELLKHVATSKLIPG, encoded by the coding sequence ATGTTGCTAAGTCTTGCCATTTTCCTGCCCATCGCCTGCGGCGCCGTGCTGCTGGCTCTGGGTCGTGACGACCAGGCCAAAACCGTGCGTTGGCTGGCCTTGCTGGCCGCGCTGGCCAGCTTTGCCGTGACGCTGCCGCTGATCAGCGGTTTCGACAACAGCACGGCTGCCATGCAGTTCGTCGAAAACCAGCCCTGGATCGAGCGTTTCAACATCCGTTACCACCTGGGCCTGGACGGCATCTCCATGTGGTTCGTGCCGCTGACGGCCTTCATCACCGTCATCGTGGTGCTGGCCGCCTGGGAAGTGATCGAGTCGCGCGTCAATCAATACATGGGCGCCTTCCTGATCCTGTCGGGCCTGATGATCGGCGTGTTCTCGGCCCTCGACGGCATGCTGTTCTACGTGTTCTTCGAGGCCACGCTGATTCCGATGTACATCATCATCGGCGTCTGGGGCGGCCCGCGTCGCGTGTACGCCGCCTTCAAGTTCTTCCTCTACACCCTGGCCGGTTCGCTCTTGATGCTGATCGCGCTGCTCTACCTGTACTTCCAGTCCGGTGGCAGCTTCGACATCCTGACCTGGCACAAGCTGCCCCTGGCCGGTGGCACGCAGACCTTGCTGTTCTTTGCCTTCCTGGCTGCCTTCTCGGTGAAGGTGCCGATGTGGCCGGTGCACACCTGGCTGCCTGACGCCCACGTGGAAGCGCCCACCGGCGGTTCGGTGGTGCTGGCCGCCATCATGCTGAAGCTGGGCTGCTACGGTTTCCTGCGCTTCTCCCTGCCCATCGTGCCGGACGCGGCCCATCAGTGGTCCTGGCTGATTATTGCCATGTCCCTGATCGGCGTGGTCTACATCGGCCTGGTGGCTCTGGTGCAGCAAGACATGAAGAAGCTGGTGGCCTACTCGTCCATCGCCCACATGGGTTTCGTGACCCTGGGCTTCTTCATCTTCAACGACCTGGGTGTGCAGGGCGGTCTGGTGCAGATGATCTCGCACGGCTTTGTGTCGGGCGCGATGTTCCTGTCCATCGGCGTGCTCTACGACCGCGTCCACTCGCGTGAGATCGCCAGCTATGGCGGCGTGGTCAACACCATGCCCAAGTTCGCGGCCTTCGCCCTGTTCTTCGCCATGGCCAATTGCGGCCTGCCTGCCACCGCCGGTTTCGTGGGCGAGTGGATGGTGATCCTGGGCACCGTGCGCTACGACTTCTGGCTCGGCGCCATTGCCGCCACGGCCCTGATCTTCGGCGCGGCCTACACCTTGTGGATGTACAAGCGCGTCTACTTCGGTGCCGTCACCAACGACGATGTGCGCAATCTCAAGGACATCAACGCCCGTGAGTTCCTGATGCTGGCAGTGCTGGCCATTGCTGTGCTGTGGATGGGCGTGTACCCCAAGCCCTTCACCGATGTGATGCAGGTGTCGGTGGCTGAGTTGCTCAAGCATGTGGCAACGTCCAAGCTGATCCCCGGTTGA
- the nuoN gene encoding NADH-quinone oxidoreductase subunit NuoN, producing MNNMNWLAVYPEIILLAMACVVALADLFVKDPARRPTYWLTQLTLVAVATVHFSAFSEGQTLYAMQGMVVSDPMGHLLGFFASIATIVVLVYARPYAASREMLKGELFTLSLFSLLGVFVMLSANNFLVIYLGLELMSLSLYALVALRRDHAVSTEAAMKYFVLGALASGFLLYGLSMMYGATGSLSIPRVFEVISTGVPNKSVLVFGVVFVTAGLAFKLGAAPFHMWVPDVYQGSPTAATLLIGSAPKLAAFAITVRLLVEGMIGLAVDWQQMLIVLAVMSLLVGNLAAIAQTNLKRMLAYSTIAQMGFMLLGLASGVVNNNTLSAANAYSSAMFYAVTYVLTTLGSFGMILLLSRAGHEAEELKDLAGLAKRSPWFAVVMAVFMFSLAGVPPTAGFYAKLSVLQALVSTNVPFYLGLAIAAVVVSLIGAFYYLRVVKVMFFDEPTDRAPLAAPADVRLVLSLNGAAVLVFGVLPGGLMAWCASAIVKTLAT from the coding sequence ATGAACAATATGAACTGGCTCGCGGTTTATCCCGAAATCATTTTGCTGGCCATGGCCTGCGTGGTGGCCTTGGCGGACCTGTTCGTCAAGGACCCGGCGCGCCGCCCGACCTACTGGCTGACCCAGCTGACCCTGGTGGCCGTGGCCACCGTGCATTTCAGCGCCTTCAGCGAAGGCCAGACCCTGTATGCCATGCAGGGCATGGTGGTGTCCGACCCCATGGGCCATCTGCTGGGCTTCTTCGCCAGCATCGCCACCATCGTCGTGCTGGTCTATGCGCGTCCCTACGCCGCTTCGCGCGAGATGCTCAAGGGTGAGCTCTTCACCCTGAGCCTGTTCTCGCTGCTGGGCGTGTTCGTCATGCTCTCGGCCAACAACTTCCTGGTCATCTATCTGGGCCTGGAATTGATGAGCCTGTCGCTCTATGCCCTGGTGGCCCTGCGCCGTGACCATGCGGTGTCGACCGAAGCGGCGATGAAGTACTTTGTGCTGGGCGCCCTTGCCAGCGGCTTCCTGCTCTATGGCTTGTCCATGATGTACGGCGCCACCGGTTCGCTGAGCATTCCGCGCGTCTTCGAGGTCATCTCCACCGGCGTGCCCAACAAATCGGTGCTGGTCTTCGGCGTGGTCTTCGTGACCGCTGGTCTGGCCTTCAAGCTTGGCGCTGCCCCCTTCCATATGTGGGTGCCGGACGTCTACCAAGGCTCGCCCACGGCCGCGACCCTGCTGATCGGCTCGGCGCCCAAGCTGGCAGCCTTTGCCATCACCGTGCGTTTGCTGGTGGAAGGCATGATCGGCCTGGCCGTGGATTGGCAGCAGATGTTGATCGTGCTGGCGGTGATGTCGCTGCTGGTCGGCAACCTGGCCGCGATCGCCCAGACCAACCTCAAGCGCATGCTGGCCTACTCGACCATCGCGCAGATGGGCTTCATGCTGCTGGGCCTGGCTTCGGGCGTGGTGAACAACAACACCCTGTCCGCCGCCAATGCCTACAGCTCGGCCATGTTCTACGCCGTGACCTATGTGCTGACGACCCTGGGCAGCTTCGGCATGATCCTGCTGCTCTCGCGCGCTGGTCATGAGGCCGAGGAACTCAAGGACCTGGCCGGTCTGGCCAAGCGCAGCCCCTGGTTCGCGGTGGTGATGGCGGTGTTCATGTTCTCGCTGGCTGGTGTGCCGCCGACTGCGGGCTTCTACGCCAAGCTGTCGGTGCTGCAGGCCCTGGTCTCGACCAATGTGCCGTTCTATCTGGGCCTGGCCATTGCCGCCGTGGTGGTGTCGCTGATCGGCGCCTTCTACTACCTGCGTGTCGTCAAGGTCATGTTCTTCGACGAACCCACGGACCGCGCGCCCCTGGCAGCGCCTGCCGATGTGCGTCTGGTGCTGTCGCTGAACGGTGCCGCCGTGCTGGTCTTTGGTGTGCTGCCCGGCGGTCTGATGGCCTGGTGCGCGTCTGCCATCGTCAAGACGCTGGCGACCTGA
- a CDS encoding DUF2818 family protein, with protein MDQTAAVWLVLLAAVLAANLPYFSNRVLLVGPRRSPKAVGWRLLELVLLALLTLGLGFLLESKLGQRQPQGWEFYAAGFCLFVTLGFPGFVWCYLRRHRHEP; from the coding sequence ATGGATCAAACCGCAGCCGTCTGGCTGGTTTTGTTGGCGGCTGTTCTGGCCGCCAACCTGCCTTACTTCAGCAACCGGGTCCTGCTTGTGGGGCCGCGCCGCAGTCCCAAGGCGGTGGGCTGGCGTCTGCTGGAATTGGTCTTGCTCGCGCTTCTGACCCTGGGACTCGGTTTCCTGCTCGAGTCCAAGCTCGGTCAACGCCAGCCTCAGGGCTGGGAGTTTTACGCGGCCGGCTTCTGTCTCTTCGTGACCCTGGGTTTCCCGGGCTTTGTCTGGTGCTACCTGCGCCGCCATCGCCATGAACCCTGA
- a CDS encoding NUDIX domain-containing protein translates to MNPEGGAAAQPGSTSSDAHLREDSVSSERVFNGNFLHVQRDIVRLPDGAQASREYILHPGAVMIVPLLDDGRLLLERQFRFPMGRVMLEFPAGKLDAGEAPLRCAQRELIEETGYHAAEWAHAGVLHNAIAYSDEGIEIFFARGLTPGRQALDDGEFIELQAFTVAEVDAMCQDGRITDAKTLIGLLWLQRWQAGAWALKWVAAAQE, encoded by the coding sequence ATGAACCCTGAGGGCGGCGCCGCTGCGCAGCCGGGCTCCACAAGTTCGGACGCCCACTTGCGCGAAGACAGCGTCTCCTCCGAGCGCGTCTTCAACGGCAACTTCCTCCACGTACAGCGCGACATCGTTCGCCTGCCCGATGGCGCCCAGGCCAGCCGTGAGTACATCCTGCACCCCGGCGCGGTCATGATCGTGCCGCTGCTGGACGATGGCCGTCTGCTGCTGGAACGTCAGTTCCGCTTCCCCATGGGCCGGGTGATGCTGGAGTTCCCAGCCGGCAAGCTCGATGCCGGCGAAGCCCCGCTGCGCTGTGCCCAACGCGAGCTGATCGAGGAAACCGGCTACCACGCGGCGGAGTGGGCCCATGCCGGCGTGCTTCACAACGCCATTGCCTACTCGGACGAAGGCATCGAGATCTTCTTTGCCCGCGGCCTCACGCCGGGCCGCCAGGCGCTCGATGACGGGGAGTTCATCGAGCTGCAGGCCTTTACCGTCGCCGAGGTCGATGCCATGTGCCAGGACGGCCGCATCACCGATGCCAAGACGCTGATCGGCCTGCTCTGGCTGCAGCGTTGGCAGGCGGGGGCTTGGGCCCTCAAATGGGTGGCTGCTGCGCAAGAATGA
- a CDS encoding DUF1178 family protein: MLVLNLCCSLDHGFEGWFASAADFESQQARDLVSCPMCGSNEVRRLPSAPRLNVSHLRRGASGAERADTASPAAIAARSEPSSISSASEVDSSASSAAESLARVQAHMMQALRAMVSQSENVGSRFAEEARRIHYGEAEPRSIRGQASRADTEALVEEGIAVLPLPDVPGLKEPLQ, encoded by the coding sequence ATGCTGGTTCTGAATCTTTGCTGTTCCCTCGATCATGGTTTCGAAGGTTGGTTCGCCTCTGCGGCCGACTTTGAGAGCCAGCAGGCGCGCGACCTGGTGTCCTGCCCCATGTGCGGCAGCAATGAGGTCCGACGTTTGCCCAGTGCGCCGCGACTTAATGTCTCGCACCTGCGCCGTGGTGCGTCTGGGGCTGAGCGTGCCGATACCGCCTCGCCTGCAGCGATCGCGGCACGTTCTGAGCCCTCGTCAATCAGCAGCGCTTCCGAGGTCGACTCAAGCGCCTCGTCTGCTGCCGAGTCTTTGGCGCGCGTGCAAGCGCACATGATGCAGGCTTTGCGTGCCATGGTCTCGCAAAGCGAAAACGTCGGCTCGCGTTTCGCCGAAGAAGCACGTCGGATTCACTACGGCGAGGCCGAGCCGCGCAGCATCCGTGGCCAAGCCAGCCGGGCTGACACCGAGGCTCTGGTGGAGGAAGGCATTGCCGTCTTGCCCTTGCCCGATGTGCCCGGGCTCAAAGAGCCTTTGCAGTAG
- a CDS encoding efflux RND transporter periplasmic adaptor subunit, with amino-acid sequence MTRSSRLARSVSPTLLLCAALALSACGKREGAGAADAPGKAASAAAAPLLVAQEDLRTLSLSSYAFGPVITGSIQPEKRADLRAEVSAVVLQVLKENGENVRRGDLLVRLDDTSIRDSLASAEEGARVSAQSFEQAERQMQRLKTLQAQGMSSLQALEDAELRRNNAQNDLVAAKARLVQARQQLQRTEVRAPFDGVVSERKVSAGDTAQVGKELVKVIDPRSMRFEGLVSADRMHEIKAGQTVNFRVNGFGEGNFSGKVRRIDAAANATTRQLEVLVDFAPGKAPTVAGLYAEGRVESGSVSTLMLPEVSLQRAGDAAHAWRVKNGVLNKVAVELGERDARRGEFVIRSGLAVGDQVLRSPGSNLKDGQKVQIAAAAVASASAPASTGK; translated from the coding sequence ATGACGCGTTCGTCCCGCCTTGCCCGTTCTGTTTCCCCGACCTTGCTGCTGTGCGCTGCACTGGCGCTCAGTGCCTGCGGCAAGCGCGAAGGGGCGGGCGCTGCGGATGCGCCCGGCAAGGCGGCCAGTGCCGCCGCCGCCCCGCTCTTGGTGGCACAGGAAGATTTGCGCACCTTGAGTCTGTCCAGCTATGCCTTCGGCCCCGTCATCACTGGCTCCATCCAGCCCGAGAAGCGCGCCGATCTGCGCGCCGAGGTGTCGGCCGTGGTGCTGCAGGTGCTCAAGGAAAACGGCGAGAACGTGCGCCGCGGCGACCTGCTGGTGCGTCTGGATGACACCTCCATCCGCGACTCGCTGGCGTCGGCCGAGGAGGGCGCCCGCGTGTCCGCCCAGTCGTTCGAGCAGGCCGAGCGCCAGATGCAGCGCCTCAAGACCCTGCAGGCCCAGGGCATGAGCTCGCTGCAAGCGCTGGAAGACGCCGAGCTGCGCCGCAACAACGCCCAGAACGATCTGGTCGCCGCCAAGGCTCGCCTGGTGCAGGCGCGCCAGCAGTTGCAACGCACCGAGGTGCGCGCGCCTTTTGACGGTGTGGTCAGCGAGCGCAAGGTTTCGGCCGGCGACACCGCGCAGGTGGGCAAGGAGTTGGTCAAGGTGATCGACCCGCGCAGCATGCGCTTCGAGGGCCTGGTCTCGGCCGACCGCATGCACGAGATCAAGGCGGGGCAAACCGTCAATTTCCGCGTCAACGGCTTTGGTGAAGGCAACTTCAGCGGCAAGGTCCGCCGCATCGATGCTGCCGCCAATGCCACCACCCGCCAGCTCGAAGTGCTGGTGGATTTCGCGCCGGGCAAGGCGCCGACGGTGGCCGGCCTCTATGCCGAAGGTCGGGTGGAATCCGGCAGCGTCAGCACCCTGATGTTGCCCGAGGTCTCGCTGCAGCGCGCGGGTGACGCGGCCCATGCCTGGCGCGTCAAGAACGGCGTGCTCAACAAGGTGGCGGTGGAACTGGGCGAGCGCGATGCGCGCCGCGGTGAGTTCGTCATTCGCAGCGGCCTGGCCGTGGGTGACCAGGTGCTGCGCAGCCCCGGTTCCAACCTCAAGGATGGTCAGAAAGTCCAAATCGCCGCTGCGGCCGTGGCCTCGGCTTCGGCGCCGGCCAGCACAGGGAAGTAA
- a CDS encoding efflux RND transporter permease subunit, which produces MFLSDFSIKKPIATIVIIIALMCMGLLALKKLRVNQIPDVQEPVLVVSIAYPGASPETVEREVVNRIEKSLQSISGVQRVRATAAEGFAQIVLIFNFNKNMIEASDEVRNAIGTVRYKLPTEIREPVLEREDPAAEPIMQLALSSSKHSHAEISRIAEDQLADKFRAVPGVAVVFVNGALKRELSVLLHAEKLRENNVSVTEVVAALRNQNGTAPVGKVRGTLEDQSIRLLGRLESPAEFQQIVVKRRGTELVRLSQVASIEDGYGELTRQSLRNGNPNVGLAITRSRDASTVTTANKIRSLVDEINKTLPEGAKLEVTQDGGKDAQNSLNNVIESLVLGAGLTIFVVYVFLNSWRSTLITALSLPTSVIAAFIAVWLCGFTLNFMSLLGLSLAIGVLIDDAIVVRENIVRHLERGSDRRTAALQGTAEIGLAVAATTFAIVAVFVPVAFMPGVSGEWFRPFALTVVASVMVSLFISFTLDPMLSAFWGDPPNHHQLPKNALGRALVRFNDWFDHQTERYGLVIAWALHHRKWMAAFALASLVGAVMLHAKFGGSSFLPVTDNGMVAVEVRTPASSSLEYSKLKLEAAAKLAREMPETVATNSNVNVNGGRIYVDIGKAKDRKRSANEVANELREKLSRLVGAEYAVSDNLNGGGRKPVQIRFTGVDSRKLLDITNEFMAKLRNVKGAVDVGLSEQDPQDELQIELNRGLANSLGISVNDAAQALRVAFAGVEVGDWVDPSGETRDVAVRLHPSDRVDASNIERLPIAVSGSNVMVPLEQIATVTMGKGPSKISHADGKRTIAVAANVQGRSPGEVTADALKLAKSINFPPGYSLELEGDSREQNEVFSEMGIALLSGIGLMYLVLVMQFGSFTAPLPVMMSLPLSLIGVVLALLMSNSTLNLMSFIGVIMLMGLVAKNAILLLDAARQLEREGLGREDALMAAGRKRLRPILMTTLALIAGMLPVAIGLGEGSEFYRPMAVAIIGGTITSTLLTLLVIPTFYDSIEIARDRMIAKFRRRMDRWNGLFAFVMTFVEALLTLILLRFVFRMVLKAFDLLTRRRGGPAAPQGAD; this is translated from the coding sequence ATGTTTCTTTCCGATTTCAGCATCAAGAAGCCGATCGCCACGATCGTCATCATCATTGCGCTGATGTGCATGGGCCTGCTGGCCCTGAAGAAGCTGCGCGTCAACCAGATCCCCGATGTGCAGGAGCCGGTTCTGGTGGTCTCCATCGCCTACCCCGGCGCCTCGCCCGAGACGGTGGAGCGCGAGGTGGTGAACCGCATCGAGAAGTCGCTGCAAAGCATCTCGGGCGTGCAGCGCGTGCGGGCCACGGCGGCCGAGGGCTTCGCCCAGATCGTGCTGATCTTCAACTTCAACAAGAACATGATCGAGGCCTCGGATGAGGTCCGCAACGCCATCGGCACGGTGCGCTACAAGCTGCCGACCGAGATCCGCGAGCCGGTGCTGGAGCGCGAGGACCCCGCCGCCGAGCCCATCATGCAGCTGGCCCTGTCCAGCAGCAAACACAGCCACGCTGAGATCTCGCGCATTGCCGAAGATCAACTGGCCGACAAGTTCCGCGCCGTGCCCGGCGTGGCCGTGGTCTTCGTCAATGGCGCGCTCAAGCGCGAGCTCAGCGTGCTGCTCCATGCAGAGAAGCTGCGTGAGAACAATGTCTCCGTGACCGAGGTGGTGGCGGCGCTGCGTAACCAGAACGGCACGGCTCCCGTGGGCAAGGTGCGAGGCACGCTGGAAGACCAGAGCATCCGTCTGCTTGGCCGTCTGGAGTCGCCGGCCGAGTTCCAGCAGATCGTCGTCAAACGCCGTGGCACCGAGCTGGTGCGCCTGTCCCAGGTGGCCAGCATCGAAGACGGCTACGGCGAGCTGACCCGCCAGAGCCTGCGCAATGGCAACCCCAATGTGGGTCTGGCCATCACGCGCTCGCGCGACGCCTCCACCGTCACCACGGCCAACAAGATCCGCAGCCTGGTCGACGAGATCAACAAGACCTTGCCCGAAGGCGCCAAGCTGGAAGTGACCCAGGACGGCGGCAAGGACGCGCAGAACAGTCTGAACAACGTCATCGAGTCCCTGGTGCTGGGTGCCGGCCTGACCATCTTCGTGGTCTATGTTTTCCTGAACTCCTGGCGTTCGACCCTGATCACGGCGCTGTCGCTGCCGACCTCGGTGATCGCGGCCTTCATCGCCGTCTGGCTGTGCGGCTTCACGCTCAACTTCATGAGCTTGCTGGGACTGTCTCTGGCCATCGGTGTGCTGATCGACGATGCCATCGTGGTGCGAGAGAACATCGTGCGCCACCTCGAGCGCGGCTCCGACCGGCGCACCGCGGCGCTGCAGGGCACGGCCGAGATCGGCCTGGCCGTGGCGGCCACCACCTTTGCCATCGTGGCTGTGTTTGTGCCCGTGGCCTTCATGCCGGGTGTGTCGGGTGAGTGGTTCCGGCCCTTCGCGCTGACCGTGGTGGCTTCGGTGATGGTGAGCTTGTTCATCTCCTTCACCCTCGATCCGATGCTGTCGGCCTTCTGGGGTGACCCACCGAATCATCACCAACTGCCCAAGAACGCCTTGGGTCGAGCCCTGGTTCGCTTCAACGACTGGTTTGACCATCAGACCGAGCGTTATGGCCTTGTCATCGCCTGGGCCCTGCACCATCGCAAATGGATGGCTGCCTTCGCCCTGGCCAGCTTGGTCGGCGCCGTGATGTTGCACGCCAAGTTCGGCGGCTCCAGCTTCCTGCCGGTGACCGACAACGGCATGGTCGCGGTGGAAGTGCGCACCCCCGCCAGCAGCAGCCTGGAGTACTCCAAGCTCAAGCTCGAAGCGGCCGCCAAGCTGGCGCGCGAGATGCCCGAGACCGTGGCCACCAACAGCAATGTCAACGTCAACGGTGGCCGCATCTATGTGGACATCGGCAAGGCCAAGGACCGCAAGCGTTCCGCCAATGAGGTGGCGAATGAGCTGCGCGAGAAGCTCTCGCGCCTGGTCGGTGCCGAGTACGCCGTCTCCGACAACCTCAACGGCGGCGGCCGCAAGCCGGTGCAGATCCGCTTCACCGGCGTCGATTCGCGCAAGCTGCTCGACATCACCAACGAGTTCATGGCCAAGTTGCGCAATGTCAAGGGCGCGGTCGATGTGGGCCTGTCTGAGCAAGACCCGCAGGACGAGTTGCAGATCGAGCTGAACCGCGGCCTGGCCAACTCTCTGGGCATCTCGGTCAACGATGCCGCGCAAGCCTTGCGTGTCGCTTTTGCCGGCGTGGAAGTGGGTGACTGGGTCGACCCCTCGGGAGAGACCCGCGATGTGGCCGTGCGCCTGCATCCCAGTGACCGTGTCGATGCCAGCAATATCGAACGCCTGCCCATTGCCGTCAGCGGCAGCAATGTGATGGTGCCGTTGGAGCAGATCGCCACCGTGACCATGGGCAAGGGTCCGTCCAAAATCAGCCATGCCGATGGCAAGCGCACCATCGCCGTGGCCGCCAACGTCCAGGGTCGATCGCCCGGCGAGGTCACGGCCGACGCGCTCAAGCTGGCCAAGTCCATCAATTTCCCGCCCGGCTACAGCCTGGAACTGGAAGGGGACTCGCGCGAGCAGAACGAGGTCTTCAGCGAGATGGGCATTGCGCTGCTGTCCGGCATCGGCCTGATGTATCTGGTGCTGGTGATGCAGTTCGGTTCCTTCACCGCGCCGCTGCCGGTGATGATGTCGCTGCCGCTGTCCCTGATTGGTGTGGTGCTGGCCCTCTTGATGAGCAACAGCACGCTCAACCTCATGAGTTTCATCGGCGTCATCATGCTGATGGGCCTGGTGGCCAAGAATGCCATCCTGCTGCTGGACGCCGCGCGTCAGCTGGAGCGTGAGGGCTTGGGCCGCGAAGACGCCTTGATGGCCGCCGGCCGCAAGCGCCTGCGCCCCATCCTGATGACCACCCTGGCACTGATCGCCGGCATGCTGCCGGTGGCCATCGGCCTGGGCGAGGGCAGCGAGTTCTACCGTCCCATGGCCGTGGCCATCATCGGTGGCACCATCACCTCGACCTTGCTGACCCTGCTGGTCATCCCGACCTTCTACGACAGCATCGAGATCGCCCGCGACCGCATGATCGCCAAGTTCCGTCGTCGCATGGATCGCTGGAACGGCCTGTTTGCTTTCGTGATGACCTTTGTTGAGGCCCTGCTGACCTTGATCCTGCTGCGCTTTGTCTTCCGCATGGTGCTCAAGGCATTCGACCTGCTGACCCGCCGCCGCGGCGGACCTGCGGCGCCGCAAGGTGCGGATTGA
- a CDS encoding FAD-binding oxidoreductase produces MRQEHAALIEALTSLLGEAGLLIGGAKAGDADLSAYELDWRRRYAGRALAVARPANTEQVAGVVKLCAAHGVSLVPQGGNTGLVGGSTPDASGTQIVLSLSRMNRVRALDAANLTLTVEAGAILQTVQATAAAQDLLFPLSLAAEGSCTIGGNLASNAGGTQVLRYGNARELCLGLEVVTAAGEVWDGLSGLRKDNTGYDLRDLFIGSEGTLGIITAATLKLFPKPVAKMTALAACDSLDQAVQLLSLARARAGSGLTGFEVMNEFSLGLVRKHFPQLQQPLAASAWMVLLEISDAESEAHARALFEGLLEAALEAELISDAAVAESLPQSHALWHLRESIPLAQAEEGLNIKHDIALPVSAIPAFVSGTDAALAQAFPGIRMVDFGHLGDGNLHYNVQAPEGQAAGEFLSQHEKAINAIVYDAVVAHGGSVSAEHGIGQLKREELVARKSPVAIGLMRAIKQALDPQGLLNPGRVL; encoded by the coding sequence ATGAGACAAGAACACGCGGCCCTGATCGAGGCCTTGACATCCCTGCTCGGCGAAGCCGGCTTGCTGATCGGCGGCGCCAAGGCCGGTGATGCAGACCTGAGCGCGTATGAGCTCGACTGGCGCCGCCGCTATGCCGGCCGCGCCCTGGCCGTGGCCCGGCCGGCCAATACCGAGCAGGTGGCCGGCGTCGTCAAGCTCTGCGCCGCCCATGGCGTGAGCCTGGTGCCGCAGGGCGGCAACACCGGCCTGGTCGGCGGCTCCACGCCCGATGCCAGCGGCACGCAGATCGTGCTCAGCCTCAGCCGCATGAACCGCGTGCGCGCCCTGGACGCCGCCAACCTGACGCTGACGGTGGAAGCCGGCGCCATTCTGCAGACCGTGCAGGCCACGGCCGCGGCGCAAGACCTGCTGTTCCCGCTGAGCCTGGCGGCCGAGGGCAGCTGCACCATCGGCGGCAATCTGGCCAGCAATGCCGGCGGCACGCAGGTGCTGCGTTATGGCAATGCGCGCGAGCTCTGCCTGGGTCTGGAGGTGGTGACGGCCGCCGGCGAGGTCTGGGACGGCCTCTCCGGTCTGCGCAAGGACAACACCGGCTACGACCTGCGCGATCTCTTCATCGGCAGCGAGGGCACGCTGGGCATCATCACCGCGGCCACGCTCAAGCTCTTCCCCAAGCCCGTGGCCAAGATGACGGCGCTGGCCGCCTGCGACAGCCTGGACCAGGCCGTGCAACTGCTGAGCCTCGCGCGCGCCCGCGCCGGCTCAGGCCTGACCGGCTTCGAGGTGATGAACGAGTTCTCGCTGGGCCTGGTGCGCAAGCATTTCCCCCAGCTGCAACAGCCGCTGGCGGCCAGCGCCTGGATGGTGCTGCTGGAGATCTCGGACGCAGAGAGCGAAGCCCATGCGCGCGCCCTGTTTGAAGGCCTGCTGGAGGCGGCACTGGAGGCCGAGCTGATCAGCGACGCGGCCGTGGCGGAAAGCCTGCCGCAATCGCACGCGCTCTGGCATCTGCGCGAGTCCATCCCGCTGGCTCAGGCCGAGGAGGGCCTGAACATCAAGCACGACATCGCCCTGCCCGTCTCGGCCATCCCGGCCTTTGTCAGCGGCACCGATGCGGCGCTGGCGCAAGCCTTTCCCGGCATCCGCATGGTGGACTTTGGCCATCTGGGCGACGGCAATCTGCACTACAACGTGCAAGCGCCCGAGGGGCAGGCTGCTGGCGAGTTCTTGAGCCAGCACGAGAAGGCCATCAACGCCATCGTCTACGACGCGGTCGTCGCCCATGGTGGCTCCGTCTCGGCCGAGCATGGCATCGGCCAACTCAAGCGCGAGGAACTGGTGGCGCGCAAGAGCCCCGTGGCCATCGGCTTGATGCGCGCCATCAAGCAGGCGCTGGATCCGCAGGGGCTGCTGAATCCGGGCCGGGTGCTCTGA
- a CDS encoding DUF2069 domain-containing protein: MSQPPLPSNAPQSANAPSPIELPATPIPLSPTEQRRAERAAKAAARAAKAAARAAAREAPPPPPTGRTQASPQEALSRNLALGALMALFVLCLAWELWLAPTGSGSLAIKALPLLLPMAGLWRYRLYTFRWLSLMVWLYFAEGAVRATSESGLAMWLATAEVLLSVLIFVACALQVRQRLAAAKAERSEA, translated from the coding sequence ATGTCTCAGCCGCCCCTGCCATCGAACGCGCCCCAGAGCGCGAATGCACCCTCTCCCATCGAGCTTCCAGCCACGCCCATCCCGCTGAGCCCCACCGAACAGCGCCGCGCCGAGCGAGCGGCCAAAGCCGCCGCCCGCGCCGCCAAAGCCGCGGCCCGTGCGGCTGCGCGCGAAGCCCCGCCGCCACCGCCCACCGGGCGCACCCAAGCCAGCCCACAGGAGGCGCTGAGCCGCAATCTGGCCTTGGGCGCCTTGATGGCCTTGTTTGTGCTGTGCCTGGCCTGGGAACTATGGCTGGCGCCCACAGGCAGCGGCTCGCTGGCGATCAAGGCCCTGCCCTTGCTGCTGCCCATGGCCGGCTTGTGGCGCTATCGGCTCTACACCTTCCGCTGGCTGAGCCTGATGGTGTGGCTGTATTTCGCCGAGGGCGCCGTGCGCGCCACCAGCGAAAGCGGCCTGGCCATGTGGCTGGCCACGGCCGAGGTGCTGCTCAGCGTGCTGATCTTTGTGGCCTGTGCCCTGCAGGTGCGCCAGCGCCTGGCGGCAGCCAAGGCCGAGCGCAGCGAGGCCTGA